One genomic segment of Tubulanus polymorphus chromosome 4, tnTubPoly1.2, whole genome shotgun sequence includes these proteins:
- the LOC141904682 gene encoding uncharacterized protein LOC141904682 encodes MRSFVRDTSVHGSNCITMHQKSEIPTIRCPKGYHYCLVKRFVENNQLTTFERGCSDSCFTGCITVGEPAYSLEQCSSCCITPNCNTDNVANIVDCNIMLLVTLIAFVMITSKT; translated from the exons ATGCGCAGTTTTGTTAGAGATACGAG TGTCCACGGCTCGAATTGTATAACAATGCACCAAAAATCGGAAATACCAACGATCCGATGTCCGAAGGGTTACCACTACTGCCTG GTTAAGAGGTTTGTCGAAAATAATCAGTTGACGACATTTGAACGCGGCTGTTCAGATTCATGTTTTACAGGATGTATTACAGTAGGTGAACCTGCTTATTCGTTAGAACAATGTTCATCGTGTTGCATTACGCCTAACTGTAATACAGACAATGTCGCTAATATCGTGGACTGCAATATCATGTTACTGGTCACTCTGATCGCATTTGTGATGATTACGAGTAAGACATGA
- the LOC141904580 gene encoding serine/threonine-protein kinase SBK1-like, whose translation MSLSSNSTPRSSISDTLQQIHIDDHYDMIRDLGNGTYGKVVLCVCKETGTEVALKMLPKATVSLTDFQREFTYSYYLSPHNAIVNTYDVLFETCEHYVFAQEKAPIGDLFDVIPPKTGLPEVIVKNVLRQLVSALDFMHSKSLVHRDIKPENILVFDKDCSKIKLMDFGLTRKSGIMVKKSGACIPYTPPEVCEAVRNERYCIEPTLDVWSTGVLMFCALTGNFPWERADQNDSYFVEFHTWQKRKTVKIPIQWKQFSLRLLRLFRRMLESKVEKRCSILEVNKYLDDSWTHHSKAQSVEDLEDFIVHEKISKNELSVTLKSFGVKTKLSPRIREQRVEEWLFSKS comes from the coding sequence atgtcgctGAGTAGTAACTCAACTCCGCGGAGCAGCATATCCGATACACTGCAACAAATACACATCGATGATCATTACGATATGATACGTGATTTAGGGAATGGAACATACGGAAAGGTTGTCCTATGCGTGTGTAAAGAAACCGGTACGGAAGTGGCGCTGAAAATGTTGCCGAAAGCTACTGTCTCTTTGACGGATTTCCAGCGTGAGTTCACATACAGTTATTACTTGTCTCCGCATAACGCCATTGTAAATACTTATGATGTACTGTTTGAAACGTGCGAACATTACGTTTTTGCGCAAGAAAAAGCACCAATCGGCGATTTGTTTGACGTTATCCCTCCAAAAACTGGCCTACCGGAAGTGATCGTAAAAAACGTTCTAAGACAGTTGGTGTCGGCGTTAGATTTCATGCACAGTAAATCACTGGTGCATAGAGATATCAAACCTGAAAACATTCTCGTTTTCGACAAAGATTGCAGTAAAATAAAACTGATGGATTTCGGTTTGACGCGAAAATCGGGAATTATGGTGAAAAAGTCCGGTGCTTGTATCCCATACACACCACCTGAGGTTTGCGAGGCCGTACGAAATGAACGATATTGTATCGAACCTACTCTCGATGTTTGGTCGACGGGGGTTCTTATGTTTTGCGCCCTGACGGGGAACTTTCCTTGGGAACGCGCCGATCAAAATGATTCGTATTTCGTCGAATTTCACACGTGGCAAAAACGCAAAACCGTAAAAATTCCAATCCAATGGAAACAATTCTCGTTACGACTGCTCAGACTATTCCGTCGAATGTTAGAATCGAAAGTGGAAAAACGCTGCTCAATACTCGAAGTGAATAAATATCTGGACGATTCGTGGACTCATCATTCAAAAGCTCAAAGTGTCGAAGACCTAGAAGATTTCATCGTACACGaaaagatatcaaaaaatgaacTTTCGGTCACTCTGAAGTCGTTTGGGGTGAAGACGAAGTTAAGTCCACGTATTCGCGAGCAAAGGGTGGAAGAATGGCTATTTTCGAAATCATAA
- the LOC141903906 gene encoding NHP2-like protein 1, giving the protein MTDEVNPKAYPLADGTLTGTIINIITQAANYKQIKKGANEATKSLNRGNAEFIVMAADAEPLEILLHLPLLCEDKNVPYVFIKSKTALGRACGVKRSVIACSVTIHEGSQLKPQIQEIQKSIENLFI; this is encoded by the exons ATG ACTGACGAAGTTAACCCGAAAGCTTACCCATTAGCCGATGGTACATTGACTGGTActattattaatatcataacTCAGGCTGCTAATTACAAACAGATAAAGAAAGGTGCCAATGAAG ccaCAAAATCTCTGAATCGTGGAAATGCTGAATTTATAGTAATGGCAGCTGATGCGGAACCGCTTGAAATCTTATTGCATTTACCTCTACTATGTGAGGATAAG AATGTTCCCTACGTGTTCATCAAGTCTAAAACTG ctcTTGGACGAGCCTGTGGTGTTAAACGATCAGTGATCGCCTGCTCTGTAACTATCCACGAGGGATCACAGTTGAAACCTCAGATTCAGGAAATCCAGAAAAGTATCGAAAATCTTTTCATTTAA